In Pelosinus sp. UFO1, one genomic interval encodes:
- a CDS encoding GNAT family N-acetyltransferase encodes MTKIIFKEYSKEYKEAIIHLILDIQQNEFSIPITKEDQPDLSDIPNFYQSGKGNFWVALCNNQVVGTISLIDIGNSQGALRKMFVKDAYRGSKYNISKLLLQKLMGWAKECSIHEIYLGTTEKFLAAHRFYEKNNFIQIAKEDLPNGFPIMKVDTRFYKIKLK; translated from the coding sequence ATGACAAAAATTATTTTCAAAGAGTATTCTAAGGAGTATAAAGAGGCAATCATTCATTTAATTCTCGATATTCAACAAAATGAATTTAGTATTCCAATAACGAAAGAAGACCAACCAGATTTAAGTGATATACCTAATTTTTATCAATCGGGCAAGGGTAATTTTTGGGTGGCTTTATGCAACAATCAGGTTGTTGGGACGATTTCATTGATAGATATAGGAAATAGCCAAGGCGCATTGCGGAAAATGTTTGTGAAAGATGCCTATAGGGGAAGTAAGTATAATATATCAAAACTATTGTTGCAAAAATTGATGGGATGGGCAAAAGAATGTAGTATTCATGAAATTTATCTAGGAACCACTGAAAAATTTTTAGCGGCCCATCGTTTCTATGAAAAAAATAACTTTATTCAAATAGCAAAAGAGGACTTGCCAAACGGGTTTCCGATCATGAAAGTTGATACGAGATTTTACAAAATTAAGCTTAAATAA
- a CDS encoding sigma 54-interacting transcriptional regulator produces the protein MTVIRWMLKTGDRIGMIQEVAQVFSQEGVSIKSMEVSTGQIFIKFHLDGDLLDDNNKIADSIKRELLHHSDIHGITNIALQPYEQREKELQTVLEFANDGIIGLDSEGSIRYINSTAAQLLRIDKSTSVGEDITQIIGSNLHFNGLQLGKSFDNQQMLIATPRGPLHYLCSGQPIRDETNQIIGSVATLKSMKSAKQLVKSIMKNQKFEFDNIIYVSSSMEQLIKIAQRVAVNDCSILIGGESGTGKEMFAQAIHHASTRCLKPFVPINCAALPEALLESELFGYEDGSFSGARKGGKSGLFEAAHKGTLFFDEIGELPLALQGKLLRVLQEGVVRRVGGTQEIPIDVRILAATNRNLEEMILKKQFRQDLYYRINVIPIQIPPLRQRPEDIPILLQHFHAKYCAELNRQFDFSPAAIEFLVHYEWPGNVRELQNVVLRAIHLTLGKEIDISDLLLHNQLGVNETRPDVREKSLKQVIDHTERLILEKALKRHGSARGAARDIGLSHTAVLTKIRRYGLEYLLSSNLSRTSK, from the coding sequence GAAGTAGCCCAGGTTTTTTCTCAGGAAGGAGTAAGCATAAAGTCTATGGAGGTATCAACCGGACAAATTTTTATTAAGTTTCATTTAGATGGTGATCTACTAGATGATAATAATAAAATTGCAGATTCAATCAAAAGGGAACTGTTACATCACAGTGATATCCATGGCATTACGAATATCGCTTTACAGCCTTATGAACAACGCGAAAAAGAATTGCAAACGGTATTGGAATTTGCAAATGATGGTATTATCGGTTTAGACTCAGAAGGGTCAATTCGATATATCAATTCCACTGCTGCACAACTCTTGCGGATCGATAAGTCGACATCCGTAGGGGAAGACATCACCCAAATTATCGGATCAAATTTGCATTTTAATGGACTTCAATTAGGGAAATCCTTTGATAATCAACAAATGTTAATTGCTACACCCCGAGGCCCTCTCCATTATTTATGCTCTGGGCAACCGATACGAGATGAAACTAATCAAATAATTGGATCGGTTGCTACGTTAAAAAGTATGAAATCGGCCAAACAACTTGTTAAATCGATTATGAAAAACCAGAAATTTGAGTTTGATAATATCATCTATGTTAGCTCATCCATGGAACAGCTAATTAAGATTGCCCAAAGGGTAGCAGTAAATGACTGCAGTATTCTAATTGGGGGAGAAAGTGGTACAGGCAAGGAAATGTTCGCTCAAGCCATTCACCATGCTAGTACCCGGTGCCTTAAACCTTTTGTGCCGATCAATTGCGCAGCACTTCCAGAAGCTTTATTAGAAAGCGAATTATTTGGTTATGAAGATGGCTCTTTCAGCGGTGCAAGAAAAGGTGGTAAAAGTGGATTATTTGAAGCAGCTCACAAGGGAACTCTATTTTTTGATGAAATTGGTGAATTGCCACTTGCTTTACAAGGAAAACTGTTACGAGTTCTCCAAGAGGGAGTTGTCCGTCGTGTAGGTGGGACGCAAGAGATACCCATTGACGTACGAATTCTTGCGGCTACTAACAGAAATTTAGAAGAAATGATCCTAAAAAAACAGTTTCGTCAGGATTTATATTACCGTATTAATGTAATCCCCATCCAAATTCCTCCGTTAAGGCAACGCCCTGAGGACATTCCCATACTTTTGCAGCACTTTCATGCTAAGTATTGTGCAGAACTAAACAGGCAATTCGATTTTTCGCCAGCTGCAATTGAATTTTTAGTCCACTATGAATGGCCAGGTAATGTGCGAGAATTACAAAATGTAGTTCTACGTGCCATTCACCTAACTTTGGGTAAAGAAATTGATATCTCAGATCTTTTACTACATAATCAATTAGGTGTTAATGAGACTCGGCCTGATGTAAGGGAAAAAAGCTTGAAACAAGTGATCGACCATACGGAAAGATTGATCTTGGAAAAAGCTTTAAAAAGACATGGAAGTGCCAGGGGAGCAGCCCGTGATATTGGTCTTTCCCATACAGCAGTTTTAACTAAAATTCGTCGTTATGGATTGGAGTACTTACTTAGTAGCAATTTATCAAGAACATCAAAATAA
- a CDS encoding EamA family transporter has product MENLWLIYALLSALTASLVAIFGKIGLQSIDANAATAIRSIIMAVFLVAVVAVQGNLGQLSSIISDKKAISFIALSGIAGALSWLFYFLALKVGKVSQVAPIDKLSVVIAAIIAVAFLGEKISTLGGIGIALIALGAILVAVG; this is encoded by the coding sequence ATGGAAAATCTTTGGTTAATTTATGCGCTACTATCGGCTTTGACCGCTTCGCTGGTTGCGATATTTGGAAAAATTGGCTTACAATCAATCGATGCAAATGCTGCTACTGCTATTAGATCCATAATTATGGCTGTTTTTTTAGTTGCAGTAGTTGCTGTTCAAGGAAATTTGGGGCAATTGTCGTCAATTATTTCTGATAAAAAGGCGATTTCCTTTATTGCACTTAGTGGGATTGCTGGTGCACTATCATGGTTATTCTATTTTTTGGCTCTAAAGGTTGGGAAAGTATCACAAGTTGCTCCCATAGATAAATTAAGTGTTGTAATTGCTGCAATCATCGCCGTAGCTTTTCTCGGTGAAAAAATTAGCACATTAGGCGGAATTGGTATCGCCCTTATTGCACTTGGTGCTATATTAGTTGCTGTAGGATAA
- a CDS encoding cysteine hydrolase family protein: MRMKFPKETVLLIIDVQKAIDNPVWSKHGNRNHPKAEENMATIIQEWRKSGRNIIHVKHESKEPNSTYRPDSFGCEFKECVTPIAGERIISKHVNSAFIGTKLEATLREQNISDLVVFGVITNNSVETTVRMAGNLGFNTYVVEDATFTFAKPDYYGRIYSAEEVHGISLANMNHEYCKIISTSELMNML; this comes from the coding sequence ATGAGAATGAAATTTCCTAAAGAAACTGTGTTACTTATTATTGATGTGCAAAAGGCAATCGATAATCCAGTATGGTCTAAACATGGAAACCGCAATCATCCTAAAGCCGAAGAGAATATGGCGACAATTATTCAGGAGTGGAGAAAATCTGGGCGAAACATAATCCATGTCAAACATGAATCAAAGGAACCTAATTCCACCTATCGCCCTGACAGTTTTGGATGTGAGTTCAAAGAATGTGTTACCCCTATAGCTGGTGAACGAATTATTAGTAAGCATGTGAATAGTGCCTTTATTGGGACAAAGCTTGAAGCAACTTTAAGAGAGCAAAATATTTCAGATTTGGTGGTCTTTGGTGTTATCACGAATAACTCTGTGGAAACCACAGTGAGAATGGCTGGAAATTTGGGATTTAATACATACGTAGTAGAGGATGCAACGTTTACCTTTGCAAAACCAGATTATTATGGACGTATTTATAGTGCAGAGGAGGTGCATGGGATATCCCTGGCAAATATGAATCATGAATACTGTAAGATTATCAGCACGAGTGAATTAATGAATATGTTATAA
- a CDS encoding MarR family winged helix-turn-helix transcriptional regulator, whose product MLKNKVLREVGMLARCIQSISDIKYRDIKLQRGQFIFLTRICECPGINLIELSNILKVDKATTTKAIQKLMEENYVIRERNNADKRMWHLFPSSKAQEFYPYIIQQENCNIESCFTGFSLEEKETVYHLLKRMRENIEQDWKELKTCKEDLE is encoded by the coding sequence ATGCTTAAAAATAAAGTGCTACGGGAAGTTGGTATGCTTGCTCGTTGTATCCAATCGATTAGTGATATTAAATATCGTGATATCAAATTACAAAGAGGGCAGTTTATCTTTCTGACTCGGATATGTGAATGTCCAGGTATCAATTTAATTGAACTTTCCAATATTCTCAAAGTCGATAAGGCAACAACAACGAAGGCAATACAAAAGCTGATGGAAGAGAATTATGTAATAAGAGAACGCAATAATGCAGACAAAAGAATGTGGCATTTGTTTCCTTCTTCAAAGGCCCAGGAGTTTTATCCTTATATCATCCAACAAGAAAACTGCAATATTGAAAGCTGTTTTACTGGATTTAGTCTTGAGGAAAAGGAAACTGTATATCACTTGCTCAAGAGAATGCGTGAAAATATTGAACAGGATTGGAAGGAACTAAAAACGTGTAAAGAGGATTTAGAATAA
- a CDS encoding 2-hydroxyacid dehydrogenase, which yields MGTKVIYFEKVSPAAHEFIETYKSPGTEVAYWDQLNESQRKLCLSQAQYLITAAFPIKRQLLEKAPHVKLIQKTGSGVDNIDLIAAAEMEIMVSSTPGVNSTSVAEMTIGMILCLYRKLHFLDRETKQGKWLMFEYRPFMFEMKGKTHGIIGIGNIGKQVARLSKGFGTKIIYFDAYRLSPEKEKELGVSYVPLKDLLSTSDIMSLHVPLLPETKNMIGEKEFRLMKPNAILINVARGNIVDELALAQALKEGRLLGAGLDTFASEPVHKDNPLFGLDNALVTPHIAGGTRDVLEEVLRLSFQNIAKMEGGALPDNIIRKV from the coding sequence ATGGGTACAAAAGTAATTTACTTTGAGAAAGTATCACCTGCAGCACATGAGTTTATTGAGACTTATAAAAGTCCAGGCACAGAAGTAGCGTATTGGGATCAGTTAAATGAGAGCCAAAGAAAACTTTGCCTCTCACAAGCACAGTATTTAATTACCGCGGCCTTTCCGATTAAACGCCAATTGCTGGAAAAGGCTCCCCATGTAAAACTAATACAAAAGACTGGCAGCGGGGTAGACAACATTGATTTAATCGCCGCCGCTGAAATGGAGATTATGGTTTCCAGTACTCCCGGGGTAAATTCAACCAGTGTGGCAGAGATGACAATCGGCATGATTTTATGTTTATACCGCAAGCTGCATTTTTTAGACCGAGAAACCAAACAAGGAAAGTGGCTGATGTTCGAATACCGCCCCTTTATGTTTGAGATGAAAGGCAAAACCCATGGTATCATTGGCATTGGCAACATTGGTAAACAAGTCGCTAGGTTGTCTAAAGGGTTTGGAACCAAAATAATCTATTTCGACGCATACAGACTTTCACCAGAAAAAGAAAAAGAACTTGGCGTAAGTTACGTACCATTGAAAGATTTGTTATCAACATCTGATATTATGAGTCTCCACGTTCCATTACTTCCTGAAACTAAAAATATGATTGGGGAAAAAGAATTTAGGTTAATGAAACCTAATGCAATCTTAATTAATGTTGCTAGAGGCAATATCGTAGACGAGCTGGCACTTGCACAGGCTTTAAAAGAGGGTCGTTTACTTGGTGCAGGCTTGGATACATTTGCTTCAGAGCCTGTACATAAAGACAATCCGCTGTTTGGGCTTGATAATGCGCTTGTTACTCCCCATATCGCCGGAGGCACACGCGATGTCTTGGAAGAAGTTCTCCGTTTATCCTTTCAAAATATCGCGAAAATGGAAGGGGGTGCATTGCCCGATAATATCATTAGAAAAGTCTAG
- a CDS encoding 3D domain-containing protein, with amino-acid sequence MKEKLHHKTIRHYKKIAAALGSAAVVAASIIPGIAAVVGSPDVTPPAAEPTTQEAQPQQADQQAQNVSQEEAGAKQVLDITATAYAPGPHDNDQWGNKTRMGTQIRPGVIAVDPKIIPLGSQVMIKYPDGTKEYAVAEDTGGAIKGHRIDVAKWTVKEASRFGIKPVKLYVLNTPEQSNEGQA; translated from the coding sequence ATGAAAGAGAAACTTCATCATAAGACGATACGGCATTATAAAAAAATAGCGGCAGCACTTGGCAGTGCTGCAGTTGTTGCAGCTTCGATTATTCCGGGCATAGCTGCAGTAGTTGGATCTCCTGATGTTACCCCGCCAGCAGCGGAGCCTACTACGCAAGAGGCACAACCTCAACAAGCTGATCAGCAGGCGCAAAATGTGTCGCAGGAAGAAGCGGGGGCAAAACAGGTCCTAGATATAACCGCGACTGCATACGCACCAGGACCTCATGACAACGATCAGTGGGGTAACAAGACTCGTATGGGAACACAAATTAGACCTGGGGTAATTGCTGTGGATCCGAAAATAATCCCTCTCGGTTCACAAGTAATGATAAAGTATCCTGATGGTACAAAAGAATATGCAGTAGCAGAAGATACAGGCGGAGCTATCAAGGGACATCGAATCGATGTGGCAAAGTGGACGGTAAAAGAAGCAAGCCGATTTGGTATTAAACCTGTTAAACTATATGTATTAAATACTCCGGAACAGAGTAATGAAGGGCAAGCATAA
- a CDS encoding helix-turn-helix domain-containing GNAT family N-acetyltransferase → MQNNLDCIHKIRSFNRFYTNILGLLNQHILESGYALTEARVLLEISKITHCTSNALAARLNIDRSYMSRIIKVLEKNQLISKVQSIKDNRINLITLTVKGNETIANLNQKSDEHIASLIQPLDENQLTKVTEAMEIIKNIISDRVNPIIIRNFIASDIDYILSRHCVLYEEEYGLNSVFRDYVDKGLHHFAKHYDINYECMLIAEIENKPIGSVVIVKSDNSTAQLRYFLIEPEIRGRGLGHRLVTMALDFCREKGYKHVFLETFSLLKTARHIYKSHGFTLTSSHENPTWGENILEERWDLDL, encoded by the coding sequence ATGCAAAATAATCTAGATTGTATTCATAAGATCAGAAGTTTCAATCGATTTTATACCAATATTTTAGGATTACTTAATCAGCATATTCTAGAGAGTGGCTACGCCTTAACAGAGGCTCGTGTACTGCTTGAAATAAGCAAAATAACGCATTGTACCTCCAATGCGTTGGCCGCTCGCCTAAATATAGACCGTAGTTATATGAGTAGAATTATCAAGGTTTTAGAAAAAAACCAACTTATTTCAAAAGTTCAGTCTATAAAAGATAATCGAATAAACTTGATTACTTTAACAGTGAAAGGCAATGAAACAATCGCAAATCTAAACCAAAAATCCGATGAGCACATTGCTTCTCTAATTCAACCTTTAGATGAGAATCAGCTTACAAAAGTTACAGAGGCAATGGAAATAATTAAAAACATCATATCAGATCGTGTTAACCCAATTATAATACGAAATTTTATTGCCTCAGATATTGATTACATTCTTTCCCGACATTGCGTCTTATACGAAGAGGAATATGGGTTAAATTCCGTTTTTAGAGATTATGTAGACAAAGGTTTACATCATTTCGCAAAGCACTATGATATAAACTATGAATGCATGCTAATCGCAGAAATAGAAAACAAACCTATCGGTAGCGTAGTAATCGTCAAGTCTGATAATTCGACTGCTCAGCTAAGATATTTCTTAATTGAGCCTGAAATCCGCGGCAGAGGCTTAGGGCATAGACTCGTCACAATGGCATTAGACTTTTGCCGCGAAAAAGGCTATAAACACGTTTTTCTTGAAACATTTAGCTTGCTTAAAACTGCCCGCCACATCTATAAAAGTCACGGTTTCACATTAACAAGCTCTCACGAAAATCCTACTTGGGGTGAAAATATCTTGGAGGAGCGTTGGGACTTAGACTTGTAA
- the megL gene encoding methionine gamma-lyase: MEKHHNLGYDTTIIHAGQSPDPTTGALATPIHQTSTFVFENAEQGAARFALEENGYIYTRLGNPTQHSLEEKMAALEKAEAALAVASGMTAIAASFWTVCGNGDHIVASDTLYGCTHALLSHSMPKFGIAVTFVDASNLENIRKAIRPNTKVVFIETPSNPTLTIIDIAATAKLAHEHNVKLMVDNTFMSPYCQRPLELGADIVVHSATKYINGHGDVIAGIVLGKKEFINAVRFVGVKDVTGGCISPFNAWLTLRGLKTLGVRMERHCQNALQVAKFLAGHPNVEKVNYPGLPGHPGHQLAKSQMSGFGGIISFEVKGGVEAGRKIMNSVKLCLLAVSLGDTETLIQHPASMTHSPIPREERLKAGITDGLIRLSVGLEDPSDIIFDLDQAIKKGSANILDKPNIKLAF, encoded by the coding sequence GTGGAAAAACATCACAATCTTGGTTATGATACTACAATCATTCATGCTGGTCAGTCGCCAGATCCGACTACCGGTGCGCTTGCCACTCCAATTCATCAAACGTCTACTTTTGTATTTGAGAATGCCGAACAAGGAGCAGCACGGTTTGCCTTGGAGGAAAATGGTTACATATACACCCGTCTGGGAAATCCTACGCAACATTCTCTTGAAGAAAAAATGGCTGCTCTTGAAAAGGCAGAAGCAGCTCTGGCTGTTGCTTCTGGCATGACGGCAATCGCTGCCTCGTTTTGGACGGTTTGTGGTAACGGTGATCACATTGTAGCATCGGATACGTTATATGGATGTACTCATGCCTTGTTATCTCACAGCATGCCTAAATTTGGGATTGCCGTCACTTTTGTTGATGCGTCTAATTTAGAAAATATTCGTAAAGCCATACGGCCTAATACGAAAGTAGTATTTATTGAGACTCCGTCTAATCCGACACTTACCATTATTGACATTGCGGCAACTGCCAAGTTGGCCCACGAGCACAATGTCAAACTTATGGTAGATAATACATTTATGTCTCCTTATTGCCAGCGTCCTTTGGAATTAGGTGCCGATATAGTAGTGCATAGTGCTACTAAATATATCAATGGTCATGGAGATGTTATTGCTGGTATTGTTTTAGGAAAAAAAGAATTCATCAATGCGGTAAGGTTTGTTGGTGTAAAAGATGTTACCGGCGGCTGCATCAGTCCCTTCAATGCCTGGCTGACTCTGCGCGGCCTGAAGACCCTTGGCGTCCGGATGGAAAGACATTGCCAAAATGCTCTGCAGGTTGCTAAATTCCTTGCGGGACATCCCAATGTAGAAAAAGTAAATTACCCGGGTTTGCCAGGACACCCTGGACATCAGCTAGCCAAATCCCAAATGTCAGGCTTTGGCGGTATTATAAGTTTTGAAGTAAAAGGAGGCGTTGAAGCCGGACGTAAGATTATGAATAGTGTTAAACTTTGCTTACTGGCAGTCAGCCTTGGCGATACGGAAACGCTAATTCAACATCCTGCCTCAATGACCCATTCACCCATACCTCGTGAAGAACGCCTAAAAGCAGGTATTACTGATGGACTAATTCGATTATCTGTGGGTTTAGAAGACCCTAGTGATATTATCTTTGACCTAGATCAAGCGATAAAAAAGGGGAGTGCCAATATTCTCGATAAGCCCAATATAAAGTTGGCCTTCTAA
- a CDS encoding LysR family transcriptional regulator: MYTLGIETFLSVVRSQSLSKAAGELNLAQTTVSQRLKVLEQELGITLIERGKGIKQIRLTLAGEEFYKLAEQWSSIWREAKILQAQGPKLSLVVGSVDSLNTFVLPQVYRTLNKHHPPIKLEICTSHSIDLYAEVEKRHIHVAFVLRELVHPNIQVTKCFTTPMVVLRPATTGEQESTIVPPSELDPNHELFMPWGQGFQTWHEHWWDPLSPSRIKLDSTHLLLNLLQDPMQWAIVPRWVAEAALKSGNYFIYRLTDPPPDYICYKITHKNPTSLTLRALEIFDQYFISVSG, encoded by the coding sequence ATGTATACTCTTGGAATTGAGACTTTCCTTAGTGTGGTACGTTCACAAAGTTTAAGCAAGGCAGCAGGAGAATTAAATTTAGCCCAAACTACAGTTAGTCAAAGATTAAAAGTGCTGGAACAGGAACTTGGTATTACTTTAATCGAACGAGGCAAAGGAATAAAACAAATTCGGTTAACACTTGCTGGCGAAGAGTTTTACAAGTTGGCTGAGCAATGGAGTTCCATTTGGCGGGAAGCCAAAATTCTGCAGGCACAAGGGCCTAAACTTTCTTTAGTGGTGGGTTCTGTTGACAGTCTAAATACGTTTGTATTGCCACAGGTATATCGTACTCTAAATAAACATCATCCACCAATTAAACTGGAAATCTGTACATCTCATTCGATTGATCTTTATGCAGAAGTTGAAAAAAGACATATCCATGTTGCCTTTGTTCTTCGAGAATTGGTTCATCCCAATATTCAGGTCACCAAATGTTTTACAACACCAATGGTAGTGCTGCGTCCAGCCACAACTGGTGAGCAGGAATCTACCATAGTCCCTCCTTCGGAGTTGGACCCCAATCATGAGTTATTTATGCCTTGGGGGCAAGGATTTCAAACTTGGCATGAACACTGGTGGGATCCACTTTCTCCTTCCAGAATAAAACTCGATAGCACACACTTGCTCCTTAATCTCCTGCAAGATCCTATGCAATGGGCAATTGTTCCCAGGTGGGTTGCCGAAGCGGCTTTGAAGTCTGGGAATTACTTTATTTACAGGCTTACAGATCCGCCTCCGGACTATATATGCTATAAAATTACTCACAAAAATCCCACAAGCCTTACACTTCGAGCGTTAGAGATTTTTGATCAATATTTTATTTCTGTTAGTGGTTAA
- a CDS encoding MFS transporter has translation MQNVIEQNIQTILKKKTKFRWIVVSMIFLVYMIAGADRANIGVIVPFIKESFKLTNTDIGAMTSLFYLGYAIIQIPAGFFFGRYGVRKLFSLSIILTSLATLVMGVATSVFQLKAARLLLGFSEGPLNIGIVTTINRWFPPQEKGTATGIFMSSIKFAPAIVPPICAWIILVFGWREVFYLFAIPGFISAVLWWWLVKDNPKDSPYCSKIEVDYINSGITASEDTINSKKLQKINSLRWLDKIIRTKKIQPLNTNREVLFSWNIWGCALGYFFMVGITYAIMTWVPTYLVTVKKFSIIKMGFVAAAPWVGAMLGNLIGGWLSDKIFDKRRKPVMILTAASTVCMMYSLLYAPNDPIVLSTVLLLAGILLNLGYSTFLVYPMGLASKEKCPFAASIINTAGSLGGAFAPFVVGVLLDKFNWDMVFTFLSTSSLMTLLILFTIIEPMEDYEEI, from the coding sequence GTGCAAAACGTTATAGAGCAAAATATCCAAACAATACTAAAGAAAAAGACCAAATTTCGTTGGATAGTTGTATCAATGATATTTCTTGTTTACATGATCGCCGGTGCGGATAGAGCCAATATTGGTGTGATCGTTCCATTTATTAAAGAAAGTTTCAAATTGACTAACACAGATATAGGTGCCATGACTAGCTTGTTTTATCTTGGCTATGCTATCATTCAAATTCCCGCGGGATTTTTCTTTGGCAGATACGGTGTACGTAAACTTTTCTCTTTATCCATTATTTTAACTTCTTTAGCAACCCTTGTCATGGGAGTAGCTACTTCAGTTTTCCAGCTTAAGGCTGCTCGGCTATTATTGGGATTTTCCGAGGGACCGCTCAATATTGGAATCGTAACTACCATTAACCGCTGGTTTCCTCCCCAGGAAAAAGGAACTGCAACAGGCATTTTCATGTCATCCATAAAATTTGCTCCTGCAATTGTGCCGCCAATCTGCGCATGGATCATTTTGGTATTTGGTTGGCGAGAAGTATTCTACCTGTTTGCTATTCCTGGTTTTATTTCTGCTGTCCTATGGTGGTGGTTAGTAAAAGATAATCCCAAAGACAGTCCCTATTGCTCAAAGATCGAGGTTGATTATATAAATTCTGGGATAACCGCCAGCGAAGATACCATTAATAGTAAGAAACTCCAGAAAATTAACTCATTACGCTGGTTAGACAAGATCATACGTACGAAGAAAATCCAGCCCCTTAATACCAATCGAGAAGTACTTTTTTCCTGGAACATCTGGGGCTGTGCTTTGGGATATTTCTTCATGGTTGGAATTACCTATGCCATCATGACTTGGGTACCTACTTATCTTGTTACAGTTAAGAAATTTTCCATTATAAAAATGGGCTTTGTGGCAGCAGCCCCCTGGGTAGGTGCTATGTTAGGGAATCTAATTGGCGGATGGTTATCGGATAAAATCTTTGATAAACGCCGCAAACCAGTAATGATTTTAACTGCCGCCTCTACCGTATGTATGATGTATTCCTTGTTGTATGCCCCTAATGATCCAATCGTTCTCAGCACCGTTCTCTTACTTGCCGGTATTCTTTTGAATCTAGGTTACTCCACCTTTCTGGTGTATCCTATGGGTCTTGCATCAAAAGAGAAGTGTCCCTTTGCAGCTTCAATCATTAACACAGCCGGATCGTTGGGCGGTGCATTTGCCCCTTTTGTCGTAGGTGTTCTCTTGGATAAATTCAACTGGGATATGGTATTTACTTTCTTATCCACAAGCTCATTAATGACCCTTCTCATTCTTTTTACCATCATTGAACCAATGGAAGATTATGAAGAAATATGA
- a CDS encoding RraA family protein: MSNVGLRIYTQINRPSKDLIKSFAGLPVANIADNMNRMFCIDARIRPMNQAPLLGPAFTIRSRPGDNLLLHKALDLAQPGDILVVDAQGDMSNSIMGELMVLWAKKRGLGGFVIDGAIRDIETLKKIDMPIYAAGITPAGPYKDGPGEINAPISCGGVVIQPGDILIGDEDGLVVIKPEDAPELLQKTKAKNLAEQQTMKDIENMNWDRTWVDKALQERGCEYIG; the protein is encoded by the coding sequence ATGTCAAATGTAGGATTACGTATTTACACCCAGATAAATCGTCCGTCAAAAGACTTAATTAAAAGTTTTGCAGGCTTACCAGTGGCTAATATTGCAGATAATATGAATCGAATGTTCTGTATAGATGCAAGAATTCGTCCTATGAATCAGGCCCCTTTACTAGGCCCTGCTTTTACCATTCGATCACGTCCTGGTGATAATCTGCTGCTTCACAAAGCCCTTGATCTCGCACAGCCTGGCGATATTCTAGTAGTCGATGCACAAGGTGACATGAGTAATTCTATTATGGGCGAATTGATGGTATTGTGGGCAAAAAAACGGGGTCTTGGGGGCTTTGTTATTGACGGAGCCATTCGGGATATAGAAACCCTGAAAAAAATTGATATGCCAATCTATGCAGCAGGGATTACACCTGCTGGTCCATACAAAGACGGTCCTGGAGAAATTAATGCTCCGATTTCCTGCGGCGGTGTAGTGATTCAGCCTGGAGATATTCTTATCGGTGATGAAGATGGTCTAGTCGTTATTAAGCCAGAAGATGCACCAGAGCTGCTACAAAAAACCAAAGCGAAAAATCTTGCTGAACAACAAACCATGAAAGATATCGAAAACATGAATTGGGATCGGACTTGGGTGGATAAAGCGCTTCAAGAGCGCGGCTGTGAATATATCGGATAA